The Lonchura striata isolate bLonStr1 chromosome 5, bLonStr1.mat, whole genome shotgun sequence genome window below encodes:
- the GRAP2 gene encoding GRB2-related adapter protein 2 — protein MEAIAKFDFTASGEDELSFQAGDVLKILSSQEEWYKAELRSHEGYVPKNFIDFHVPPWFDEKISRHEAENLLMSKGVGCFIVRASQNSHGDFSISVRHEDDVQHFKVMRDSKGSYYLWTEKFHSLNKLVDYYRTTSISRQKQIFLRDNSQEGKERHGGSLEQIGREGFHVGGAAGEDHSSISKRYVEHPIPILQQQQERYGGSLDRKDMMHRLRDHGQGSAGAMQRRHTDPLHQQTQRTLWVRALYDFDAMEHDELGFRSGDILEVLDSSNPSWWKGRLRGELGLFPANYVTPVLL, from the exons ATGGAAGCCATTGCCAAGTTTGATTTCACGGCTTCTGGAGAAGACGAGTTGAGCTTCCAGGCTGGGGATGTGTTGAAG ATTTTGAGTTCCCAGGAAGAGTGGTACAAGGCTGAGCTCAGAAGTCACGAGGGCTACGTTCCTAAGAACTTCATTGATTTCCATGTTCCCCC CTGGTTTGATGAGAAAATATCCCGCCACGAAGCAGAGAACCTCCTCATGAGCAAAGGAGTTGGCTGCTTCATTGTCCGAGCCAGTCAGAACTCTCATGGTGACTTCTCCATCTCTGTCAG GCATGAAGATGATGTACAACACTTCAAAGTGATGAGGGATTCAAAGGGTAGCTATTACCTGTGGACAGAGAAATTCCACTCGCTAAACAAACTGGTGGACTACTACAGGACGACTTCCATCTCCAGGCAGAAGCAGATCTTCCTAAGGGACAACAGCCAAGAAGGAAAG GAGAGGCATGGCGGGAGCCTGGAACAGATAGGTCGGGAAGGATTCCATgtgggaggagcagctggagaagaTCATTCTTCTATATCCAAGAGATATGTAGAGCATCCTATTCCCatactgcagcagcagcag GAAAGATATGGTGGGAGTCTGGACAGGAAAGACATGATGCATAGACTAAGGGATCATGGCCAAGGAAGTGCAGGAGCTATGCAACGGAGACACACAGACCCACTGCACCAGCAGACACAG AGAACGCTGTGGGTCCGTGCCTTGTACGACTTCGATGCGATGGAGCACGATGAGCTGGGCTTCCGCAGTGGGGACATCTTAGAGGTCCTGGACAGCTCCAACCCATCCTGGTGGAAAGGACGCCTGCGTGGGGAACTGGGTCTCTTCCCTGCCAACTATGTCACACCGGTGCTGCTGTGA